aagttcatggatgaagacgGCAAGTTTGCCTGGCTTGAGTACATTGATTACATGAACTGGAGAAGAAGTAATCCTGAGGTGACTGATCCAGAGGTGCTGGATAAGATGCTTCGGAGAAGATATACCGcggttgatgatgatgaggccaTAAATCAGGATAACGTGAAGATCAGGGAGCAGGAAAGCATGAGGGTTGACGAGAAAGCGATGAAGGCAAGGTTTGAGGACTGGATGAAGGAGTATGACAAAACTTATCAGAGTGAGGAAGAGAAGGTTAGGAGGTATGAAATATTTAAGAAGAATGCCATCCATGCTGACAAGGTTAATGCAGCATTCCCAAATGGTCCCCACCATGCACCTAACAATCTTGGAGACTGGACAGAGGCAGAGCTCTATAGTCTGCGCAACCGCCAGGGTGACTTTCCCTGGGAGACCTACTTTCGTAGACTGAGCAAGGCATATGCTGAGGGTAGGGTGGACGGCGTTCCAGGAATCGTAGATGCACATGATGAGGAGGTGCAGTGCACAGAGGCTGTGAAGCAGGT
This genomic window from Setaria viridis chromosome 8, Setaria_viridis_v4.0, whole genome shotgun sequence contains:
- the LOC117866757 gene encoding uncharacterized protein, coding for MSLRSLGYLLIRRLSPRGICREQAQGETLGSASGSSARSVHTLRDLEASSGAIGGLVAGGLGALVGILYFKKDESEVILAPEVPDRKGDIILDETIRAKFMDEDGKFAWLEYIDYMNWRRSNPEVTDPEVLDKMLRRRYTAVDDDEAINQDNVKIREQESMRVDEKAMKARFEDWMKEYDKTYQSEEEKVRRYEIFKKNAIHADKVNAAFPNGPHHAPNNLGDWTEAELYSLRNRQGDFPWETYFRRLSKAYAEGRVDGVPGIVDAHDEEVQCTEAVKQRFKELTARKAERDAREAERAAAKSQQDAREAKQAATKSTYLLFSF